CGACGTACCCATAACCATTCTTTATTATCTTTTGAACGGCATTTACAATATCATCTACAAAATCTGTAGTTCTGGGATGGAAATTGGCAGCCCGTACTCCCAGCAGATGTGCATCGTGGAAATACTCCGCGATGAACGTATCGGCAACTGTCTTCCAATCAACACCCCATTCTTTCGCTTCGTTTATTATCTTATCATCTATGTCCGTGAAGTTTTGGACCATCACGACTTTGTATCCTATGAATTCAAGGAACCTTCTGAATGCATCGAAAACAACCATCGGACGGGCGTTTCCGATGTGGATATAGTTGTAAACGGTAGGACCACACACGTACATCTTCACAATACCAGGTTCAATTGGTTCGAGTGGAACTTTTTCTTTTGTTAAAGTATCCGTGATATAAACTTTGCTCATGCGCTATTCACCACTCTTCTTAAACGATTTTCCAGAAAAATCAAACTTTCAGAAAGTTTTCAATGCGTGCTAAGACTTCTTCTTTTCCAAGTATTTCAAGAATGTCTATCAATTCTGGACCTTCGTGCTTACCTGTTAGAATAAGCCTGAGCGTCATGTAGAAGTCTTTACCTTTCAATTTAGCACCTTTCATCGCCGTCTTGAAGGCAGCGTAAATATTCTCTTTACTCCAGTTTTCCACTTTCTGCAGTTCATCAAGTAAGACCTTATACGTTTCAATTGCTTCGGTAGTCTTCTCAGGTAATGTTGTGGGTCGTTCAAAGAAGAAATCAGTAAGTTCTGGAAGCTGCGAAAGTTCTTCGATTCTGTCCTTTACAGCTGATAAAATCTTTTCCAAATAAGCATCATCCACTTCCCTGTTGATGAAGCTTTTGGCAATCTTTACAAGTTCCTTAGGGTCTTTCATTCTAATGTGTTCGGAGTTCATCCATCTCAGTTTTTCTGGGTTAAAGATTGCCGGATTCTTAACTAGTCGTTCCAAAGAAAAGCTGTTTATAAGTTCTTCCTTGGTGAGTATCTCTTTACCTTCTGGATGCGACCAGCCTAGTAGTGCCAAGAAATTAACCAGAGCTTCTGGTAAGTAACCTCTTGCTTTGAACTCTTCTACAGATGTGGCACCATGGCGTTTACTGAGTTTGCTTCCATCCGGTCCGAGAATCATAGATACATGTCCAAACACGGGGACAGGCCAACCAAGGGCCTCGTAAAGTGCAACTTGTTTAACTGTGTTAGACAGATGGTCATCGCCCCTAAGCACGTGCGTAATTTTCATGAGACCATCATCTATAACGCACGCGTAGTTGTAAGTCGGCATCCCGTTGCTTCTTAGCAGTGCAAAATCCCCAACACTACCCGCTTTAAAAACAACTTCACCTTTTACCACATCGTTTATCACGTAGTCTTTTCTTGGCATAGAGAAATATATCGCAGGCATTAATCCTTTCTCCTCGTATTCTTTCTTCCTTTCCGATGTGTTATATGGCTCGAGCATTTCGCGTGTGTAGTGTGGCGCTTTACCTTCGGCAAGTAGTTTTTCGCGCAGCTGCTCTATTTCCTCAGGATAAGCGTAAACTTCGTAGGCTTTTCCCTGTTTTATTAATTCTTGGGCATAGTGATGGTAAAGCTCTGTTCTCTCACTTTGCCTGTAGGGGCCGTACGGACCACCGATATCAGGACCTTCGTCCCAATCCAAACCAAGCCATCGCAATGCATTGATTAATTGCTCTTCGAAAATCTTCTCAGACCTTTCAACATCAGTGTCTTCGATTCTTAGAATAAACTTTCCACCTGCCTTACGCGCAAAAAGGTAGTTGAACAAAGCGGTTCTTGCACCACCAACGTGAAGATATCCCGTTGGACTTGGCGCAAATCTCACTCTTACCTGGCCGTCACCTGCCATTTTTATCCCTCCGAATCAAGTTTTAGTTTAATCTATACATAAATCGGGGGGCATGCCCCCCGAATTCTGAACTTTAAAAATTAGAAAGAATTTGTAGCAATTTGTCCCTTTTTCCCTCAAAAAGTTTTACTCTTCAAGAGGTTCAAACATATCCTTGCTTACTCCACAGACCGGGCATGTCCAATCATCTGGAAGATTCTCAAATGGTGTACCTGGTGCTATTCCAGAATCTGGATCTCCAACCTCTGGATCGTAAATGTAGCCACAAACGGTGCATCTGTACTTCATATTTCCACCTCCATTCAGTTGCTTGGTAGAAGTATTATACCACAAGAAGACCAAGATTTTCAACCAATATTTTGCAAGAGCGTTGTTAATTACCCAGTTAAGTGCTAAAATAAACTATGCCTAAGACCATCGCCAGCAAAACACAGAAACGTGTCACAAATTTCAAGGAGGGAATAGTAATGATTGCAGAGATTATAAATTACGGTGGGAGCATAAGAGTCCCCAAAAGCGTCGAAGTAGCTTACTCAACACCGGTTCTGCTGAAGTACAATGAACGTATAATTCTTATCGATCCGGGTGACTATGTCTCTTTTGGCTTTTTGGAAGAGTATTTTGAGAGCCACAATATCAGTTTAGAAGACGTGACAGACATCTTGTTAACACATCTCCACTTAGACCATGCTTATGCAACGAAACTTTTCACAAATGCGACAATTTACATCCATGCCGCATACAAATCAAAACCGTACAATAAGTTCGGCCTCATCAAGAGTAAGCTCTATCTTGAAATTATAAACTCTTGGAAAAATGTGGTGGAGATCGACGCGGGAGTGAAATTATTTGATGGAAAAATCCACGTATTTCACACCCCTTGGCACGCAAAAGAACACTGTTCATTTACTATCGATACAGAAAATTTGGGAAGAATTCTGTACACCGGAGACATAGTTATGAATCGTGTAGAGTTTTATGATATAATAAGATGGCTGAGGAATGACGATTGTGCTCGATTTATCAATACTATCGGTCGGAAGTGTGATTATATAGTCTTTACGCATGATGAGTACGTAAAAAGCAGCGATTACTTCAGGGGGTGAGAATTATGAGAATTGCTATGGTTTCTTACGAAGTTTATCCATTCGCGAAGGTCGGAGGACTTGCAGATGTTGTTGGAGCTTTGCCTAAATACATAGAAAGGCAAGGTTTGACGGTTGACATCTTCATGCCTTACCATAAGAAGGTTGATGAGAATGCTCCAAAATTCGGGTATACGATTGAGAAAGTTTCCGAAGCTATCCCTGTTCCTCAACTGCTCACAGAAGAAAAATTTGATATCTACAAAACAACACTTCCTGGAAGCAGGAACGTGAACGTTTTCCTAATCTCCAATCGCTATTACTTCAGCGCTAACGAAGTCTACGAAGGACCGGATTTGGCAGAGCAGGCAATATTCTTCTCAGATGCAGTCCTTGAATCTATAAAAAAACTGGACTTTAATTACGATGTAATTCATGTCAACGACTGGCAAACTGCACTAATACCTGTTTATCTCAAATCCGTATACAAGAACGATGAAAAGCTTTCAAAAATAGCTTCTGTTCTAACTATTCACAACCTGGGATACCAAGGCATTTTTGAACCGTCGTACATGAAATTCGCAGGTCTACCTGACTATCTTTTTAGCATCGATGGAATAGAGTTCTACGGTAATATCAATTTCCTAAAAGGTGGTATTCTTTTTGCGGACGTTATAAACACAGTAAGTCCTACGTACGCACGTGAAATTCAGGCAAAGGAATACGGTGAGAAGCTTGATGGTGTGTTGCGTGTAAGGTCTGCAGACTTGTACGGTATCTTGAATGGTATTGACTACGAAGAATACAATCCAGAAACTGACAAGAGGATATACGTAAATTACAACCTGGAAACTGTTGAAAAGAAGAGAGAAAACAAGAGAATGCTTCAACGTGAACTTGGATTGCCAGAGAGAGATGTTCCAATGATTGGTATGATAAATAGGCTCGTTGACCAAAAAGGGCTCGATATAATGGCTGAGGTAATGGATTACGTTTCTTTATTTGATATGCAATTTGTTCTTCTTGGCACTGGTGACGAGAAGTACGAAGAGATGTTCAAAAGCCTTGGAGAAAAGTACCCGGAAAAGTATTCCATAAATCTTAAATTCGACATTGTACTTGCTCAAAGGATTTATGCTGGTGCGGACATGTTCCTAATGCCTTCAAGATACGAACCCTGTGGTCTTGGACAAATGTACAGCCTTAGATACGGAACAATACCGATAGTTAGGTACACGGGAGGATTAGCTGATACGGTAAAAGAGTACGACCCACAGACTAAAGATGGGAACGGATTCGGATTTGAGCCTTACGACCCTGCATATCTATTAAAAGCAATAGCTAAGGCTTTGTATTACTACAACGAAAAAGAACACTGGATTACGTTGATTAGAAATGCCATGACAACGGATTTGAGCTGGGACAAATCAGCAAAGGAATATGTGAAACTTTACCAACGTGCAAAATCAAAAGTTCAGTAATAAAAAACTTGGGGAGGAATCTTTATGCCTGAATACAGAAAAGACCCAGTTGTAAAAAGGTGGGTTATTATTTCTACTGAACGTGCAAAAAGGCCTCACGATTTTCAAGTAACGCCAGAGGAAGTGAAAACGGGTTTTTGTCCTTTTGACTACGGAAATGAACATACAACACCACCAGAGATCATAGCGTTCCGACCTGCAGATACACAACCCAATACACCTGGATGGTGGGTAAGGGTCGTGCCAAATAAGTTCCCAGCTGTAGACCCCGAGCTGCCAGTTGATAGGTATGGGCACGGGATGTACGATGCGATGACGGGCTTTGGTTATCACGAGGTCATTGTTGAAACTCCTGACCACAACGCGACATTCGCATTACTTGACTACAAACAAGCTGAGGAAGTCATATGGGCTTACGTCACAAGGTTCAGAACTATCGCGAAAGATGAAAGGGTCAAATACATTCTCATCTTCAGAAACCACGGAAAAGAAGGTGGTGCATCTCTTGCCCATCCGCACAGCCAGATCATAGCCACACCTGTTGTGCCAAAGACCGTTCAAGAAGAGCTTGACGGAGCAAAGGATTACTACTCCTACAAAGAAAGATGTGTCTTCTGCGATATGATAAACCAAGAAAAAATTGAGGGAAGACGTATAGTTGAAGAGAATGAACACTTCATAGCTTTTGAACCATATGCCGCAAGATTTCCGTTCGAAACTTGGGTACTTCCAAAAAGGCACTCTCACGATTTTGGTTCAATAAACCCGGAAGAAGTTAGAGCATTCGCACAAATAATGAAAAATGTTCTTCATAGGATCTATGTCGTATTAAACAATCCACCTTATAACTTCTTAATCCATACCGCACCAGTTATGGAAGAAGGGAAAGTTTACTACCATTGGCATGTCGAAATCATTCCTCGCCTAACACGTGTTGCTGGTTTTGAATGGGGTTCTGGATTTTACATCAACCCTGTACCACCAGAAGATGCGGCGAAATATTTGGTAGAAAGCTATCAAGAGGTAATTGAAAAAACAAAATCAGAGTGAAAAACATTAAGTGTAAAAGGAGAAAAAGGAGGATAACAAATGGGCACAAATTTCAGTTTGAACCCGGATCAAAAGATTTCAGAGCTTAAAGAGAACGTCAAACACTTTATTGCTGTGTTGAGTGGAAAAGGAGGAGTTGGAAAAACCACTGTTGCTGTGAATCTGGCAACAGCACTTGCAGAAAGTGGTTACAAAGTTGGGATTCTTGATGTTGATATACATGGTCCTGACATAGTCCGCATGCTCGGTGGGAATGCTGTTCCATTGGTTGATGAAGACGATAAGATAATACCCGCAGAAGTGCTACCAAATTTGAAAGCTTTATCCATTTCCATGATGGTTGAGGAGGGTAAACCTATAATTTGGAGAGGCCCGCTTAAACATTCTGCAATTAAACAATTTCTTGGCGATACAAAGTGGGGAGAACTTGATTTCATGATCTTCGATCTACCACCGGGAACTGGTGACGAAGCTCTTAGCCTTTTCCAAACGATAGGTCAAACTGATGGGGTGTTAATGGTAACAACACCACAAAAAGTTGCGCTCGACGATGTCAGAAGAGCGATAGAATTTGTAAGAGCAATGAATCAGAAAGTATTAGGAATCGTCGAAAATATGTCGTACATGAGATGTAAAGATGAAATCGTCTATCCATTCGGAAAAGGCGGTGCTGATACGTTGTCCCAAGAATATGGAGTGCCTGTGCTTGGGAGGATTCCAATGGACCCCAAGGCACTCGAACTACTTGACGAAGGAAAACCAATAACACTTTACTACAGAGGAAGTGAAGTGGAAAAGGCATTTAGAGAACTCGCCGAAAATGTAGCGAAAGCTGTCGAAAAATAGTGAAAGAGAACTCCAAAATCAAATTTTAAGACATAAAGGTGGTATAAATAATGCGCATAGAACCACCGTCGAACGATCCAAAATTTAAGAGTTCCTCTGTAAAAGGTAAGAAAACAAGTAAGAAAGAACACATAGGCTCGAGTGAGAAGAGCTCATTTTTAGGTGTTTTTGAAGAAGCAGAAAATGAGGCAATTAGAAAGACCATAGAAGAAATGATAAGTGATGTTGTAGAAGCAGGAAATGATTTCGTGAGGTCTCCAACATCAGAGAATCTTAAAAGGTACAAAGAAAAAATCAAAAACGTTTTGAAGTATGTCGAGAAGAACTTATACAAATTAGCTGGTAAGTACGATTACGCACTTTCTCAGCCAAGGCTACACATAATAGTGGAACAAATCGACGAAAGATTAGAACAACTTACGAACTTACTAATCGAGGCTGAAAAGAACACACTTAAGCTTGCGGAAAAAGTAGGAGAGATCAACGGCATCATCTTTGATTTGTACAAGTAGAATTGAAAGGAGAGAATTTAATGAAAGAGTTCTTGCTCGGGATCGTTCAAGGATTGACGGAATTTCTTCCGGTGTCGAGTTCAGGGCACCTGAGTTTATTCTCGAAGTTTTTCGGACTATCGCAGAATCTTTCCTTATTTGCTTTTCTTCACTTGGCAACTTTCTTGGTAGTTCTGATACTCTTGTGGGAAGATGTGTGGAGTATTATAACCGGCTTAATCAAGCTCGACACGACAATGTGGAGTCTTGCACTTAAAATCATCGTTGCATCCATACCAGCAGACCTTGTAGGTGTGTTTTTTGAAAAGAAAATCGAGGAAGTGTTATCTTCTCAAGCTTTAATTGGTGTATTTTTTCTAGTCACAGCGGCAGCATTATGGTTGTCTGACTCGCTAGCTGGAAAAAAGTCACTGAGCGATATTTCTTACCTTGACGCATTGATAGTAGGAGTTTTCCAAGCGATTGCCATATTACCTGGGATATCTCGAAGTGGTTTTACATTGATAGGTGCACTTTTGGTCGGAATGAACCGAACTGATGCCTTTAGATTTTCTTTCTTATTAAGCTTACCAGTCACACTTGCAGCAGGAATTTTCGAACTCAAAGATATTGCTTTCTCGGCAGGTGTATTGGCTGGGTTCGGAGGCTCATTTGTTGCAGGTCTGGTTGCTTTAATCGTTGTTAGACAACTAACCATATCAGCGCACCTAAAGTTCTTTTCTATGTACCTTATTATACCCGCACTGCTCAGCTTTTTTGTCAGGTGAGAATTGATTACTCTTAATCAAGTCCTACCAATTCTGAAGAAACGTAATCCCAGGGAGTAAAAAAAACCTGGGATTTTTCTTTTTGAAAATTGGGAATAAGATTGTGGTGGTTGTCGAATTCTTTGTGTGTATGAACTTTCAGTCTGTGGTATAATCATCTTTGTGGAGTTGCAAATTTAAAACAATTAGAACTGGGAGGGAACTTTTGTGTCTTTGAGATTTGTTCTTCTCAGATCGAAATTGGTTGTCTTTCTCATCACAGCGATTAGTATCTTAAGTTTCAGTGCAAGCTTTTACTTCAGTACGAGAGATGGGATGGGGATATCCGGTTCTTTCGATTCCATTAATTATTTGCTTGGTTTTCCCTATAGTGAGGTCGGTTTCAAACTACCTTTGGATGAGACCAACACCATCTTCCTCTCAGCATTCGGAGGGTACGATTTTATTAGGTCGACGTATTTTATGCGGCTGAGTCCAGATTTCAACGTTGAAAAAATAAGTGTCTCTATACCTTTGGAACTGTCAACCAGAATTGTGCAAACAGATGAAGCAACTGAAACTGGTAGGTTCAATATCGGTATTGCAACGTCCATACGTTTCGAGAATATTGACTTTGCTATATCGGCGTATTATTCTGCCTTTTATCTTTTCTACGACCCAGCGTTCAGTGTGAACATCCCAACAGTCTATACCGACGATATCTTCCGCTCCGCTTTGAACATCAAGGTCTCTTACATCCAACCGTCTTTCTCGATTTCTTTTGGTTACTTCGCTTCACTTTGCTGGCTTTCTTACAGGGCTTCGTTTATAACAGGTGAGAACTCAGCTTACGTTGAAGCAAAATTGAAAATCCGATTTTGAAACAATTAGATGTTTTGGGGGCTTTTGAATTGACAAGTGGAGAAGGAAAAATTAACGAGATTATCGGCAAACTTATAAAACAAAACGCGTTTTATGGATACATTCTGATGGGGGCTAAATACAAAGAAGGTAACGTAAAAAACTTAACAATGACCGTTACAAGAAACGGGGACCTGTTGTTTATCTACAATCCAGTTAGCATAGCAACAAAAAGCGAAGTGATGATTGAAGGACTGATCTTGCACGAGCTAATGCACTTTATTAATAGGCATTACTTAATTAAACCCAAGGATAAGCGCGACAAGGCTGTATGGGACCTTGCAAAAGACGTTGCAATTAATCAATTCATACCACAACTCGATGCACTCAGCGTCCCGTTAAACGTTCTAATTGAGGAAGGTCATGGAACAGATAACGATATCATATTTGCAGGTCCGCCTATGACTATGCTCAATAGAACGGCTGAGGAATATCATGATTACATAATTGAAGAATTCATGAAACGTGGAAATTTTGATATCGAGGCAATCGCTGACAAACTGCCAGATAACCATGAATTTACAAGTGATGTACCGATTGAAATGGTTGTTGAATTGATGGAACAAAAGGTTGGAAAAGCGTTCAACCTTTTTGGCGGGGAATTGCCATCCGGAATGAAACAAAACATCGAGCTGTCAATAAGAAAACCAGTAGTTAATTGGGAAGTAGCGATTAGAAGGTTTGTCGGGCTTTCACAAAGAGGGGATAAGTATTCCACACCGTTAAGACCCAACAGGCGATATGACGACCAGCCTGGTTGGAGGTACATATATACCCCTAAGCTTTGCGTTATCATAGACACAAGTGGGAGCATCCTTGAGGAGGAAATTAATTCCTTTATGAGCGAATTAGATGCTATAGCAAGACAAGAAGTTTCTTTAAAGGTTATACAAGTCGATAAGTCCGTAACGTTCGTTGGTGACTACAAACCTGGCGGATGGAAGGACTTTGAGATTTACGGTGGAGGCGAAACAGACCTCCAGCCAGCTGTAGATATGGCTGAGAATCTATTTAGAAGCGAAGGCATAATAATATTCACAGATGGATACGTTGATTTGCCGAAAGTCAGTAGGAGGGTCCTTTTCGTTTTGAGCAAAAAGCACAATCCCGATTTTTATATCGACGCAAAACGAATATACGGAAGCGTGTATATAATCGATTAAACAAAATCTGAGAGAATCATCAGGAGGAAGCAAAATGGAAGAATTTGGCAGGAACTTTGATAAAGCTTTGGACGATAAAAGTCTCAACGAAAAGGAGCATGAAAAGATAGAATACTTCGGATTCTTAAAGAATAAGATAGAATACGACCTTGTTTTGAACAAATACAAAACCTATTGCTTTTCTGCGCTTGGTAAAGAATACCTGGAATCATTATCTCCGTACAACATCGATGCTCAGCAGGAGTTGTCATATGTTTCAGAGCTCTGTGATTTTGTAAGGGCAAACGGTTATCCTACATCTGATGCTTTCATCGACGTTAGACCCATCTTGCAAAAAATCGCAGATGGTCTTTTGGTAGAAGGAGAAGAATTCCTATTACTACTAAGATTTCTCATTGGTGTTAAATCCTTGAGGGAAATGTTCAAAAACCAAAGATTATTTAACCTGCAAAACTCCGTGGTAAACTTCGTCCTAAAAATAGGTAACTACGATGAGATTATAGATAGGATAAGACAAGTCATAGACGATAATGGGAAGGTAAAAGACAGCGCCTCTTTACTTTTAAAAAACATCAGGAACGAATACTCTGAAACATTGCGAGAAATACGAAAACGTGTTGAAAGGTTCATCTCGCAGCATCAAAACCTGCTTCAGGAGAATACTTACACTATCAAAAACGACAGGTACGTACTGCCAGTAAAGGCTAACGAACGTGGGAAACTGAAAGGAATTGTTCACGGAAGCTCTTCTTCTGGTTCCACTTTGTATTTTGAACCCGAAGAGTTAATACAGCTCAACGACAAGCTGAGGATACTGTCCGAAGAGGAGGCAAAAGAAGTCGCAAGAATTCTCAGAGAACTGACATCAAAAGTGTTTGACAGGCTTCAGTCGCTTCTTGGTGATATCGAGATTCTAAAAAGGCTAGACGGGTTATTTGCAAAGGTGCGATACGTCATTGAGAAAGGTGGACAGATAATCTTTCCTGGTGGAAATTACCTAAAACTCTCAAAGGCAAGACATCCGCTTATACCGGAAGATAAAGTAGTGCCAATCGACATTGAACTTCCAACAGACAAACTCGGTATAGTGATAACAGGTCCAAATACAGGTGGAAAGACTGTATCACTCAAAACTATAGCGTTATCAATAGTTCTAGCGCGCAGTGGCTTCCCCATTCTGGCGGGTGAAAGCTCTCGAATTCCAAATTACGATGTCTACGTTGACATAGGTGACAGTCAAAGTATCTTGGAAAATTTGAGTACGTTTTCTGGCCATATCGTAAATATCGCAAAGGCATTGAGATTAGCTGATGAGAATTCTATAGTCCTCATTGACGAACTCGGTTCTGGAACGGATCCATACGAAGGGAGTGCCATAGCACTTGGTATAATCGAAGAACTTATTGCAAGACGTGTTAAGTTCATCGTTACTACACATTTAACTCCAGTTAAACTATATTCGATGAGTCACGACAAACTTATCACAGCTTCGATGGAATTCGACCCAGAAACGCTATCACCAAAATACAGAATCCTTATGAACATTCCCGGTGCGTCACATGCATTTGAGATTGCACAAAAGTATGGTTTGGACAGCAGAATCTTGGAAAGGGCAAAAGAGCATCTCGATGAGGAACACGTAAGGATAGAGGAATTGATAAAAAATTTGAACAAACATATAAGCGAACTCGAGCAGAGAAAACGAGAACTCGAAAACACTTTGCGCGACTATCAAAAGCAAAAACGCGAATTTGAGGAGAAATACAAGCTCTTGAAGATAAAGAAGATGGAGGAGTTTGACAAAGAACTCCGAGAAGTTTACAAAGACATTCAGAAGGCAAAAAGAGACTTACAAATCACACTACAAAGCAAGAACACCGAAAGTGAACAACTCATCAAAAAAAGGTTGAAAGAGATTGAAGGAGAAGTAAAGCATATCGAAGAGGTCCAAGAAAAGCTTGAAAAAGTCTTCTATGAAACTGCTCTTTCAGAAGAAGAAAAGAGCATTGGAATAGGCGATTCCGTAACACTTGTTGATGGCACTGCTATCGGAAAGGTGGTAGATATCAAAGGTTCAAAAGTGATTGTGGACTTTAATGGAATAAAGCTGGAAGTGAAACCCGAAAAGCTCAAAAAGATCACGCTACCGAATGTTTTAAATTCTGAAAGTACGAAGCACCAGACACAGGTACCAAAGATCCCGGCAAAAGTTTACTCTTCTGGCCTAACGAAGAATGAAATAGACGTTCGAGGTATGACAGTAGAAGAGGCTGTTGAAAAGATTGATGAATTCATAGATCAGCTCCTCATGTCCGACTTTACAATAGGTTACATAATCCATGGAAAAGGTACAGGAAAGCTTGCAACCGGAATATGGAACCATCTACGGCATGACAGACGCATTAAGAACTACCGATTTGGCAGACCAGATGAAGGCGGAGTAGGTGTAACCGTTATCGAATTATGAGTGCTAAGCAAAGAAGTAAACGGGGGTGAAATCTTGATCTTTGCGTTAGATATCGGGACAAGAAAAATTGCAGGATTACTTGTTGACATGGACGAAAATGGAAAAATGATAGTACATGATGTGATACTGAGAGAACATGAGCATAGAGCCATGCTCGATGGTCAAATCCACGATGTTGAAAAGGTTGCAAGGGCTGTAAGCATTGTAAAAAGTGAATTGGAAAATAGAAACAATGTGAAACTTGACAAAGTAGCGGTCGCACTTGCTGGCAGATTTTTGAAAACGTACTTTGGGGAAGCATCCGCAGATGTCAGTGAAGTTGGTGAAATCACTTCGGATGTTGTAACGAAATTGGAACTTGAGGCTGTTGCAAACACGATGGAGAATGTCGAACCCAGCATGTACTGTGTTGGTTACTCAGTAGTTAAATACGAACTCGACGGCATGTGGTTTAAAAAGATAGAAGGGTTAAAAGGTAATCAAGCGAGTGTAAAAGTAGTCGCTACATTTTTGCCTAGTCATGTAGTCGAAGCGATGCTCTCAGTATTGAAGAAGGTCAGTTTGACAATTACTCATCTCACACTCGAACCCATTGCTGCAGTGAACATAACCGTGCCTGAAGATTTGAGGATACTGAACATCGCACTTGTCGATGTCGGAGCAGGAACGAGCGATATCGCTATATCAAAAGACGGAACAATTATAGCTTATGGAATGGTTCCGTTAGCCGGTGACGAAATCACAGAGGCCATAACTAAGACGTTTTTGCTCGACTTCTCAACAGCTGAGTTTGTGAAGCGCAATCTCGAATCAAGCGAGATATTGAAGGTTAAGAACATCCTCGACAAAGAGAAGGAGATAAGACGGGCAGACGTGCTGAAAGCAATTGAACCAATTGTAGATTACATGACCAAACAGATTGCAGATGAAATAGTTGAGCTCAACGGGGGAAAGCCACAAGTGGTAATGATAGTTGGTGGTGGTGCGAAGATACCGATATTTGCACATCATTTAGCCAAACACCTCGAAATGGATGAAGAATTTGTCTCGCTGAAGATGGCGAAGAACTTGGATTTCATCGACGAAACAGGTCAAATTTTTGGGAGTGAATTCATAACACCTCTGGGAATTGGATACACAGCATTGACAAAAACTGGTAGCGTCTTTGAACATGTAACTGTAAATGGCGAAAGGGTTCAGCTTATAGGATTCAAAGGTACATATACCGTTTGGGAAGTTTTGGCACAAATGGGTAAAGACATCCATGCCCTGCTTGGAAAACCAGGGAAGTCTGTTGTGATTGAAATAAACGGTACTCCGGTAGTTGTAAAAGGTAAAATGCCAACACCTGCCAGCGTTAAAATCAACGGAATCCCCGCTTCATTGCGTGATACTGTGAAACACGGTGATGTCATAGAAGTTGGGGAGGCTACCGATGGCGAAGATGCAAAGCCAAGTTTGTACGACATGGTGAAACCTATATACCTTCGTTCGATTGAAACAGAGCAAGTCATTGAATACTATCCAAGAGTAAAATTGAACGGCAAGGAAGTTTTCCAAAACGTTGAACTTCAAGATGGCGATAGCATAACTTATGAAAAGATAAAAGTCCGAGAAATAAGGGAGTTCTTAGCGCAAGATTTAATAAAGATTGAGTACTCCATAAACGGTGTGTACAAAGAAGCAGAAGCTGGAGAAGTAAAAATTTTTAAGGATGACATGGAAC
The DNA window shown above is from Fervidobacterium changbaicum and carries:
- a CDS encoding cell division protein FtsA, translated to MIFALDIGTRKIAGLLVDMDENGKMIVHDVILREHEHRAMLDGQIHDVEKVARAVSIVKSELENRNNVKLDKVAVALAGRFLKTYFGEASADVSEVGEITSDVVTKLELEAVANTMENVEPSMYCVGYSVVKYELDGMWFKKIEGLKGNQASVKVVATFLPSHVVEAMLSVLKKVSLTITHLTLEPIAAVNITVPEDLRILNIALVDVGAGTSDIAISKDGTIIAYGMVPLAGDEITEAITKTFLLDFSTAEFVKRNLESSEILKVKNILDKEKEIRRADVLKAIEPIVDYMTKQIADEIVELNGGKPQVVMIVGGGAKIPIFAHHLAKHLEMDEEFVSLKMAKNLDFIDETGQIFGSEFITPLGIGYTALTKTGSVFEHVTVNGERVQLIGFKGTYTVWEVLAQMGKDIHALLGKPGKSVVIEINGTPVVVKGKMPTPASVKINGIPASLRDTVKHGDVIEVGEATDGEDAKPSLYDMVKPIYLRSIETEQVIEYYPRVKLNGKEVFQNVELQDGDSITYEKIKVREIREFLAQDLIKIEYSINGVYKEAEAGEVKIFKDDMELRDENTVEPGEELRYALVLNYPRIRDLPEMEKISIVIKVNGQPTVLTKDGFLVWVNDQLVTPDYEIKDGDKIRTQIPEEQNFIVADVLKLFDFDPRKVRRYTLLKNGEKVGFTDVLNSGDEITFEYETIETAERENESS